One part of the Bacillus sp. FJAT-27916 genome encodes these proteins:
- a CDS encoding GNAT family N-acetyltransferase, translating to MECRKAEHADLSRIMEIIKDAQESLKELGIDQWQNGYPSKEVILHDMDCGYGYVFLEEGNIIATAAVSFDGEETYERIYEGDWLSTGNYAVIHRLAVARNHKGKGLSHEVMRQIELLCLHYRLPSIKIDTHEDNSPMQHVIKKNGYTHCGVIYVEDGTKRSAFEKLLN from the coding sequence ATGGAATGTAGAAAAGCTGAACACGCTGACCTTTCTCGAATCATGGAAATCATTAAGGATGCGCAAGAAAGCTTAAAGGAGCTCGGAATTGACCAATGGCAGAATGGATACCCGTCTAAGGAAGTCATTCTTCACGATATGGATTGCGGCTATGGGTATGTCTTCCTTGAAGAAGGGAACATCATCGCAACCGCTGCTGTCTCCTTTGACGGAGAAGAAACGTATGAAAGGATCTATGAGGGTGACTGGCTCTCCACAGGGAATTATGCGGTTATCCACCGTTTGGCTGTAGCACGAAATCATAAAGGCAAAGGCCTCTCTCATGAGGTCATGAGGCAGATTGAACTTCTCTGCCTGCACTACCGTCTTCCAAGTATCAAAATTGACACGCATGAAGATAATTCTCCTATGCAGCATGTCATCAAGAAAAACGGATATACGCATTGCGGCGTAATTTATGTAGAGGATGGAACGAAACGGTCAGCCTTCGAGAAATTATTAAATTAG
- a CDS encoding ribosomal maturation YjgA family protein, with product MSKRLYYLSGFLGTIVFGLLSRRLGDILPGFLADHAGDAIWAMMVYFGFRFLLSNRAPGLSVILSLCFCFAIEFSQLYQADWINAIRSTTIGALVLGKGFLMIDLIRYTAGMVIAYVLDQMLVKDRKEEKNGM from the coding sequence ATGAGTAAAAGGCTGTACTATCTATCGGGCTTCCTTGGCACCATCGTGTTCGGTCTCCTATCAAGAAGGCTCGGAGACATACTGCCGGGCTTTCTGGCAGACCATGCCGGTGATGCAATATGGGCGATGATGGTTTATTTTGGTTTCCGTTTCCTCTTGTCTAACAGGGCACCGGGCTTATCCGTCATACTCAGCCTTTGCTTTTGCTTTGCCATAGAATTCAGTCAGCTTTATCAGGCAGATTGGATCAATGCTATCAGAAGCACAACCATCGGAGCGCTTGTGCTCGGAAAAGGATTCTTGATGATTGATCTTATTCGTTATACAGCCGGAATGGTCATTGCCTATGTGTTGGATCAGATGTTAGTCAAAGATAGAAAAGAGGAGAAAAATGGAATGTAG
- a CDS encoding MBL fold metallo-hydrolase: MKNLIKETSYFTLHILADGIYAAMAKPGQGAWSNAGIVDLGEEVLVFDSLGTPSAGIELRRQAEEITGKPVKYLVNSHYHGDHVFGNQAFKDVPIIATSETLRLGLENQMGELEKEEQEMRDYLLHLKNQQMKIVDEIMKASFVNQYEEIAKLLEDLPILEIILPTFIFEEKLMIRGTKRQVEIVCYGGGHTPSDTFMYIPDVKIAFMGDLLTERLHLPIVDPIQL, encoded by the coding sequence ATGAAAAATCTCATAAAAGAGACAAGTTATTTCACTTTGCATATATTAGCTGATGGAATCTATGCCGCTATGGCAAAGCCGGGACAAGGAGCGTGGAGTAATGCCGGCATCGTTGACTTAGGGGAAGAGGTGCTGGTGTTTGATTCACTCGGAACGCCTTCTGCCGGAATAGAGCTGAGAAGACAGGCTGAAGAGATAACAGGTAAGCCTGTCAAATATCTTGTGAACAGCCATTATCACGGTGACCATGTGTTTGGCAATCAAGCCTTTAAGGATGTACCGATCATTGCGACCTCTGAGACGCTTAGATTAGGTCTTGAAAACCAAATGGGTGAACTTGAAAAGGAAGAGCAGGAGATGAGGGACTACCTGCTGCACCTAAAGAATCAGCAGATGAAAATAGTGGATGAAATCATGAAGGCAAGCTTCGTGAATCAATATGAAGAGATAGCGAAATTATTGGAAGACCTGCCGATTTTGGAAATCATCCTTCCTACTTTCATTTTTGAGGAAAAGCTGATGATTAGAGGTACGAAGCGCCAGGTGGAAATCGTGTGTTACGGGGGAGGCCATACCCCGAGTGATACGTTCATGTACATACCCGATGTGAAAATCGCCTTCATGGGCGATTTGCTGACGGAAAGACTGCATCTCCCTATTGTAGACCCGATTCAGCTTTAA